In Planococcus citri chromosome 4, ihPlaCitr1.1, whole genome shotgun sequence, the genomic window ATTAGCTGagcaaacaataaaaaaaaagaatccctGCCAAACGGTCATAATGGTAATCAATGAATAAAGTCCCAGCGATCCGTGATGTTCAAGACCAGAAAAAGGTATCACGTAAtacttataattatgtactttttcttCCTCATAAAATAACGCCATGTCCAGCACCGTAATTAAAACGTATGGTATAAGTGGTATCAAATATGCCATTAGAGCATTTATCACTGTATGTTTTACTTcgatttcgttttcaaatttacttgtttttttcatcagtattCGATCAGCCGCCAAAATCATTCGTTCTATTTCATTTCTATATAAGAATACGATTGCCGGTTTCACAATTAATTCATTTACAGCAAAAATGGTTGCAAATCCGGTGTAAATGAGTAGCACAAGATCCCCAGTCTGTCTGCCGTAGATTAGGTATGATATTATGGACACAACGATTTGTATAAATACTGAGTAAGTGCTACAAAACCAAAACACCTTCGTTTTCTTGTGTATTTTATCAGTATAATATATATTACCCATCATGCAGTAAATTAAATAAAGCTGATTAGCTAAGGTCGTCTCGAACCCGAACATATTCTCTTTTCCGAATGCTTGGAGCACTATTTTTTTAACATCTCTTATAACTTccatgatgagaaaattttcaatcacaattACTGTATTCATGTAGATGTACTGTTTGATGTTCTATTCAAAAACTGACTAACTATAAGCAACGACTGTCGACTAACTCCGAACAGATATCTTAATAAAATGTGCATAATAATATAATGTTTACAAGTACGTAGTTACCAAGAGTCTGTAAGTCTGTATGTTGAAGTGTATACAATCGGCGGTGTTCAATTATGCACTATCGAGtgagtaggtaataggtaaatatatatttatgaaataatttattaggA contains:
- the LOC135844595 gene encoding uncharacterized protein LOC135844595, translating into MNTVIVIENFLIMEVIRDVKKIVLQAFGKENMFGFETTLANQLYLIYCMMGNIYYTDKIHKKTKVFWFCSTYSVFIQIVVSIISYLIYGRQTGDLVLLIYTGFATIFAVNELIVKPAIVFLYRNEIERMILAADRILMKKTSKFENEIEVKHTVINALMAYLIPLIPYVLITVLDMALFYEEEKVHNYKYYVIPFSGLEHHGSLGLYSLITIMTVWQGFFFFIVCSANRILTIPWIVVCHNETQHIINELNTLSKDVDINIDNYKSMEPKFKNVLKNCIQDTNNLRRFISIFRGYLEATAGIILPVILYVEVTHALVFILPGTPIMVRMKEFCVFISTILEVYMICWVGATLEDMTSDLSYAVYSTPWYWSKNIRKDVYIFLCEAQAPINPVALSVYPLTLATFLRFCNVINSTVNVFRAYTQNA